The genomic segment AAGGTGATACTTCCGGAACAGCTCTGAAAAGGGTAACCGTAGAGACCGGGGGAGAGATCAACGTACCTATTTTTATCAAACAAGGAGATTCTATCCGAATCGACTTGAGAGACCTTACCTATGTAGAGAGGGTCAATAAATAAGGTTTTTATAAAAGCGGCCTAACAAACACAAGGGCCGCAACTACCGCTGAGGGTGCGGAGCTAAAAAGGACACCACCTAAAGGAGGCGCAAATGGCGACTATTATCCAAAAACCGGGATTGCCGGAAATCAAAGACAACACCGAAGTTAAATCCTTTCTAAATAAAAGAGGGATCAATTACGATCATTGGCCGGTCCCAAGTTCCTCTCATTCTCTTACGGATAAATTGACTCTTGTTGACGACGAGAAAGAAGCTCTTCTCAAAAATTTGGACAATCGTTTCGAGACTTTAAAGGAAAAAGAAGGTTATCAATCTAGAGACCTGATCGTTCTTCATCCGCAAGTTCCTGGCCTAAACGAGATGTTAGCCAAATTTGACAAAGTGCATTATCATACGGACGACGAAGTTCGTTATATCGTAGATGGCTCCGGGATTTTCGGATTCTCGCTTGCTGGCGAAAAGTTTTTAGTAAGAGTGGAGAAGGATGATTTCATCTCTGTTCCTAAGAACACAAATCACTGGTTCACTCTAGATGAGAACAAAAGGATCAAAGCAGTTCGTTATTTCCAAGATATGAGCGGCTGGGTCCCGAATTACGTAGAAGAAACTACGGCTTTAGTCTGAAGAATGTCCCAAAAAAAGATCCTGACTCGCTTAGCTGAGTCGGGAGTTCTATACCATTCTAAAGGATGGATGCCCGGAACTGCAGGCAACCTTTCCATCAAAGATGAAAAAGATCCTAACGTATTCTGGGTAAGCGGTAGCGGTTTAGATAAGAACAAACTGACTCGCAAAGATTTTCTTCCTGTAGAAATAGAGTCCGGAAAAGTATTAGAAGGTTGGAAAGGCAGAGAAGGCCTAAAACCTTCCGCCGAAACTTCTATCCACAGAGCAGTTTATAAAGCATTTCCTGAAATGGGTTGCTCTCTTCACGTTCATACTCCGGAATCCAATCTGATCGAAATAGGAGTTTCTAAAGAGAATCCTATAGAGGATCTTCCACTTCTTCCCTTAGAGATCATCAAGGCGTTCGGTATTTGGGACGAGAATCCGAATGTTTCCGTTCCGGTTTTGTATAATTATCCAAAGGTTCAAGATATCTCGGACCATTTGGAACAGCATCTCGTTCAGGCAAAACCTAGAGTCCCATTCTGTATTATAGAAAAACATGGGATCACTGTTTGGGGAAAAGATCTGGTCCAAGCAAATCGACATTTGGAAGCAGCAGATTTTTTACTAAAAGTGCGGGCAATGTCGAAGTAAGAACATGGCACTCAAAAATATCCTGGTAGTAGGGGCCGGATCCGGGATCGGCAAATCTTTATTAGAAAAACTGAATACAACTCCTGAATATTTTCCGATCGGGATTTCCAGACGTGGGATCCCTCTGGAGGAAAATTTAGAAAGAGGATTAAATTATCTCTGCGATTTGGGAAACCAAGACCAAATCCTCAAATTTACTTCTTCTCTTCTGAAAATTTGGAAAGAGATCCATGCTGTCTACTTCGCTTCGGGAGACGGCCTATTCTTAAAAATAGAGGATCTAGAATGGGAGGATCTACAAAAACATCTCACTCTAAACCTAAGCGCTCCTATTTTGCTGACTTCTAAACTTCTGCCCTCTATGAAAAAGGGATCTCTTCTTTGTTATATTTCTTCCACTGCGGGAAGACAGGGATTTCCGGAATCTTCTCCTTATTGCGCGTCTAAACATGGCCTGGCCGGTTTCGCAAAAGCGATCCGAGAAGAAGTGAAGGGTCGTGGAATAAGAGTTACTACAGTGTACGCTGGAGCAATAGACACTCCGATTTGGGATGGCAGAGAAGGTTTCAAGAGAGAAGATATGATCCCTGCAACCGATGCAGCGATCTTTTTAGAAAGTTTGTATTCTCTTCCCGCAAGCTTCAACCAGGACGAGGTCCTTTTTCTTCCGCCAAAAGGTGTGCTTTAAATTTTAAGTTTCTGCCCAGCGCTCTCTAATCTCTAAAAGTTCAGGCATGAGGTTCAAAAAGATAGGAACAAGCCCGGGATCAAAATGAGATCCTGCACCTTTTCGGATATGGTTGACTGCGTCTTCAATACTCCATGCTTTTTTATAAGGTCTTTCCGTGGTGAGAGCATCAAATACGTCTGCGATTGTTACGATCCTAGCTTCGACTGGAATTGTATCTCCTTTGATCCCGTTTGGATAACCGCTTCCATCCCACTTTTCATGATGGTTCAAGGCGATACTTTTTGCCATTTGTAAGAGAGCAGAATCATGGTCTCCAATGATCTCCGCTCCTATAGTGGGGTGGGTCTTCATGATCTCCCATTCTTCCGGGTCAAGTTTACCAGGTTTTTGTAATATACTATCCGGGATGCCGATTTTGCCGATATCATGCATTGGAGAAGCGTGTAATATTTTTTCGGCTGTATCTTCGGAATGACCTAAGGCTTTCGCAAGAGTTTTAGAATAATGGCTCATTCGGATTACGTGAAGGCCTGTTTCGTTATCCTTATATTCTGCCGCGAGTCCCAATCTTTGGATGATTTGAAGCCTAGTCTCTTTCAACTCGTCGTTTCTTACCAACGAAAGATGTGTTTTTACTCTGGCCTTTACGATTGCAGGACTTACAGGTTTTGTAATATAGTCCACGGCCCCCGCTTCGAAACCGTCAGCCTCATCTTCTTCTTCTGCCATTGCAGTCACGAATATTACAGGTATCCTGGAAGTAGAGGGATCATTTCTGAGCTTTTTACATGTTTCATGTCCAGTCATGCCCGGCATCATCACGTCTAAAAGAATAAGATTCGGTTTCTCTGAGATCGCAAGTTCTACAGCTTTAATCCCGTCTTTTGCGAAAAAAAGTCTATAATCTTCTTGTAATATTTGTTTGAGTACCTGCAGATTTGCTGCTTCGTCATCTACGATTAAAATTTTAGGTCTGTCATCAAGGAGATGGCTCATTCTATTTTCCGAGATCTTTGTCCAATCCGAGTTGGATAATGAATTTTTTGAGAAGAGTATACGCCTCTTCGAATTCGAATTGTTCTACCTTAGAACGAAAAGATTTAAAATCGGAATTTTCCACTTTAGTTCGGATTAGATCCGAAAATTCTTCCAAGTATTCCTCTTCTATCGAACCTCTTTGGAAAGAATCGGATAGTTCCTTTGCTAGAATGGAAGCCTTTTTAGGATCCCATTCTACTTCTTTTTCGGAAGGATCGATTTCAGGATTTGCGATCATTTCGGAATAACCTAACACTCTTGCGATCTCGGCTATCATCTGGTCCATCTCCACAGGTTTAGAGACAAATCCATCCATTCCGGCTGCACTTGCGGCATTTTTATCTTCTTCAAAAACGCTGGCAGTCAATGCTAAAATAGGAGTCCTGGAAACATTCTCCTGGATCTCATGCATTCGGATAACCCTAGTTGCTTGGCGACCATCCAGCCCGGGCATCTGTACGTCCATTAGAACCAAATCGAAAGATCCGGTCGTGACTTTTTTTACTGCATCTTCTCCGTTATACGATGATTCCACATGATGTCCAAGGTTTTGAAGAAGAAGGCCTACAAGCTCCGTATTTTTTTCCACATCGTCGACGACTAGTATCTTCAGTGCAGGAAGTTTGATCGCAATTTGTTTCTTGTTTTCTTGTCTGTGTTTTCCTTCTTCTAAAGGAAGAAGTACGTGGAATGTACTTCCTTTTCCAAGAACACTCTCTGCCCAGATCTTTCCACCCATCAACTCCGTTAACTGTTTACAGATAGTGGTGCCAAGCCCTGTCCCACCAAAACGTCTCGTTGTGGAAATATCTGCCTGTGTGAACGGTTCGAAAATTTTATCCAATCGATCTGCTTGGATCCCGATCCCTGTATCCTGGACCGCGAAATGAAGTTTTCCTTCTTCTCTGATTATTTTTAAACTCACTTTTCCTTTGTCCGTGAATTTGACTGCGTTACCTATCAAGTTCATCAGGATTTGTCTGATCCGTAAGGAATCTCCCTTATAAAATTCTGGTAGATTAGATTCCTGGATCACTTCGAATTCTAGATTTTTCTTTCTGGCGCTGATTCCCAAGGTGGACTTTAATTCCGCGATCAATTTGAAAAGGGAGAAGTCGATTTCTTCCAGTTCCACCGCACCTTTTTCCAATTTCGCGGTGTTTAAAATATCATTCAAAAGTCTTAATAAAGATTTTGCGGAACTTTTGACTGTTTCCAAATGGGTTCTATGATTTTTTTCTAATTCATCAGAAAGGAGAACTTCCGTAAATCCAAGGATTGCGTTCATCGGAGTTCGGATCTCATGGCTCATATTCGCTAAGAAAGAAGTTTTAGTAATTGCTGCAAGCTCCGCTTTTTCTTTTTCTTTGCGTAAGGCTTCTTCCATTCTTCTTCTTTCGGTGATGTCTAAAATAACTCCGTCAATAAAGATTGCTTCCCCATTTCCACCATATGCCCCGCGCCCATTTTCCCAAAGCCATTTGATCTCACCATTTTGGTGAACGATCCTGTATTCTAAAGTAAATGCTCTTTTTCCGGCGACCGCCGCATCTACTTCGAACTCCACTCTTTCCAGATCTTCAGGATGAATGATATCTTTGAAAGACCTTATAGAGTTTGCACTTACGAAATCTTGAATAGGATAACCCGTTATTAATTCGGAAGCATCACTCATGAATAACATCTTCCAGTCATTATTGGGAAGACATCTGTAAGTAATTCCCGGAATATTTTCGATCAGGGAACGCACCTGTTGCTCACTTTGTTTTAATGCGTTCTCAATCATTTTTCTTTCGCTAATATCCGTTACAAAACCGACAAATAGATCTTCTCCTGCAAGTTTTCCATGTCCGATTGCCAAACGTACTGGAAAGTCGGAGCCATCTTTTCTGATGCCTATGACTTCTCTGCTGCTTCCTATAATTTTAGCGAACCCGGCACTCAGCATTATCTCGGAATTTTTATCTTTTACAGTATAGTAGGGATCGGGCATCAGTTCCCTGATATTCTTTCCGATCACTTCTTTGCTTTCATAACCGAAGATCAATTCTGCAGAGCGATTGAATTCTCTAATCTTACCCTGGACGTCCATTGTGATAACACCATCCACAGCTGTGGTGATGATCGTTCTGAGTCTGGATTCACTGATCCTTAGGTTGTTGATTAGATCGCGATATCTTAAGAACCAGTTGACTGCAAATGCAAACAAAGTGAATGCGATCGTGATTAAAGAAACAGCAAGAGCTAAAAATGTGGAATCTGCAGTTTGAGAAATTAGATTTTTATCTTCTTCTCCAATAAACCTTGCGGCCGCCATGCCAGTATAATGCATACCGGAAATAGCTGATCCCATGGTGGCGGCAGAAATAAGAGAAGGCCAGAGAGTCCCTAATTTTAAATTTTCTAAACCGAATCTTACCCAAAGAGAGAGTATCGCAAGAACCACTGCAACTACGATGGATAATGCAAAGAACCAAGGATCATAACGTAAATAAGGAGCAGTCTCTACGGCACCCATTCCAGTATAATGCATTGCTCCTATTCCGGAACCTACAAGCAAGCCGCCTAACACAAGTTCGGTGCCAGAAATTTTCGGCCTGCTTACGAACGATAATGCGACTGTAGAAGCAAGAAGACTCGGAAATATAGATAAGATAGTTAGGCTCTTATCGTATTGAACGGTCGTACATAACTCGAAAGAAAGCATCCCGATAAAATGCATGGACCAAACACCACAACCCAATGCAAGGCTCGCCGCGGAAGATACTAAATATTTGGTAATGGGTGGAGAAGATTCCGGAACCTTTTGTCCTACGATCTGAAGGGCAATGTAAGACGCGAATATCGCCATTAAAACGGAAAGAACAACCAACCAAGGATTGTACGTGGCCGAAAGAAGTTTCGCAGAAGAATTATAAATGAAAAAATTATCTAAAAATGCAATCACTGAAGTTCAGACCTCGAAAGGAAGCCCCACATAAAATATTGTATTTCCCGGAGAAGATTCAAACCAGATCCTTCCCTTATGCTTTTCTACAATTCGCTTCGCTATATCTAAACCTAGCCCGGAACCTTCGCCCAAAGGTTTGGTAGTGAAGAATGCATCGAATACTTGGTCCTGCACTTCCGCAGGAATTCCAGGTCCTTTATCTTGGATAGAAACAATTACCTCATTCTTTTGCAAAGAGGCACTGATCCCGATCGAACCCTTATACGACATTGCCTGGACAGAATTCATGATCAAATTTGTCCATAAATGCATCAAATCGTCCGGGAAACCTAAAAACTCCGGGATCCCATCTAAGTTAGTCGAAACTTCTACGCCATGTTTGAATAAATTCTGATACAACGTCAGAACGGTATCAATATTTTCCTTTAAGGAGAACTTCCTCTTCTTATGAGAGGATTCGAAATGTGCAAAACTTCTGAGTGCATATACAATTTTTGCGGAACGATCCACTGCAGTTTTGATCGTATCCACACATTGTTCCGGACCCAAAAGATTCAAAAAGAAGGGGAGAAGTTCCCTTGTATTCCGATTTCTTAATATTCTTTCGAAATTTCTCCAAGAAGAAGCGATCCCGTAATCCACAAAAAATTCTGCTGTTTCTTCCGGAAAAAGAATATCCGCAGACTTCATTTCTGTTCTGATCTCGGCGAGTATCCTTCTTCTTTCCAAACCTATTAGGATCTCCTTGGAAGAAACTCCTAATGTAATCAGTTCATTAAAGGAAATCCAATCTTCGTCCGATATGGAGGAAAGAATGGGAAGAATAGGCCGTAATTCCGTTCTGATCTTTTCCAGATAAGAAAGAATATTATAACCTGCTGCCTGGATTGCGCCAATAGGATTATTGATCTCGTGAGCTATCCCTGCCGCTAGTTGGCCTAGATCGGCTAACTTAGATGCTTGGATTAATTTTGCCTGGGTTCTTTTTAGGTTTTGGAGTACATCTTCCAAATCGAATTTTTGGGATTCAATGATTGCTTTTTGGGCCAAGATTTCTTCATTCGCTCTTTGTAATGTTTCAATCCTGAATTCTGCTTCTTCTAAACCTGTCGCATCGGTCCCGGTGGAGATGACATATTGTAAATGACCGTTTCGATCTCGGACTTCTTTATGCTCCCAAAGAGTTCTTCTGGATTTTCCATCTTTAGTTCTCAGAAGAACACTTGTATGTTTCGGGAACTTCTTCTTTGCAAAACGTTGCTCGAAAACTTTTGCAATTTTCTTGCTTTCTTCCGCAAATAATTCCGTTTCCCAGAAAACTTTTCCTTCCAGCTCCATTAGGTCGAATCCCGTCGTTTGTAAGCAGGCTCTATTCAATAAAATTAATTTGCCATCTCCGTCTAAAACTAAAAACAGAATGCTAGTGGAATCCAAAATACTTTGAAGAATATCCCTTCTTTCCGAAAGTTTTCTTTCAGAGATTGCCCTTTGGGTTACATCTCTTAGAACTACAATTGTGAATTGAGAACCTTCCGCTCTTTGAGAACGAACAGAAACATCGTAATATTTACCATGATTCGTTTTCCATTCCGTATTAGCCTTTCTGTTAGTATGACATTCATCCACAAGAACATCTAGGTCCGGCAAAAATTCGGAAAGTTTGGAATTCTGCCTCAGTCTTGCTGTTCCGAGTAGATTTAAAGCTGAAACATTGCAGTCTAAAAGGAAACCGGAAGAGTTCATTACAAAAACTGCATCTTGTATATACTCGAATACCTGGTTTCTGGCTAAAGGGATCAGATTTAAGATCTTGAAATAAAAAAGACCGTACATCCAAACGATCAATGCGAACCCTGCTGCTAAAGGGAAAATGTCCAATTTAGGATGAATGAACGGGATAAAACCTCCCGCAGTCATTATTTGGCTTCCGAAAGGAATAGAGATCCCTATTAGAAAAACTAAACAACGTATCCTGTGAAATGCTCTTTGAGACCAGGCCCCATATAATAAAATTATAATACAGATTAGAAAGATTGAGAGAAAATTGATCACATAGACCTGCATCCAAGGCCCATATTCGTAGATTAATGCAAGCCAAGGAGCGGATGGATCGAATCTGAGAGACGGGCGGATCCATTCTTCTTCTCCGAACCAGACCACGAATTCAGTGCAAATTGGAATGATTGAAAAAAGAAAGCCACTGATTGGATGAATGAACCTATTTAAATTGGCCATTCTCAGGCATAGAAATGGAAGAGCGATGATCAGAACATCCGGGCCGATGAATTGAAAATTGTCCCAGAAAATTATATTATCAGGTTTTGTGCTGACTATCTCCCAAAAATATCCAAAGCTATAAAGAGCAATTCCAAGACATACCAGGATGAATTCAGGTGCTCCCGAAGTTTGTCTGTTCTTGTAGCCTAAACGAAAAGTAAGAATAGAAAGAAAGAGACTAAATAGGGGAAGGATCGCGTAAGGAGTCCATTTGAACCAGGTTAAAGATTGGACTTCCGTTCCCATGCAAACTAATATCGAAAGCCACTCCTTCGGCTCAAGGAGAAAGTTTCTAAGCTAAAATATAAGACGTAATAACAGGATCTATTCAATCTTTGAAGAGTAAATTTATCTCTTAAGTAAAGAAATTATAGAATATTCAATTACGGAAACCGACCGCGGTTCCGGCTTTTTCTCCCAAGGTAAAGAAGAAGGATGCACCTTCTCCCGGTTTACCTTCTGCCCATACAGAACCCTTGTATCTGGTAACGATCCTATGTACGATTGCAAGGCCAACTCCCGTGCCGGAGAAATCTTCCTGTCTATGCAATCTTTGGAAAACACCGAAAAGTCGATTATAATATTTCATATCGAAGCCTGCTCCATTGTCTTTTACGAAGAATGTTTTTCCCTTGTCTGTATTTGTGACTCCAATCTCTACCTTGGGTCTTTCCTTTTTGGCGGAATATTTTACCGCGTTGGAGATCAGGTTTTGGAACACGTAAGACATCATATCTCTGTCAGTCGTCACTTTTGAAAGCGGGTGGATTATAATTTCAGCGTTATGTTCCGTTTGATCCTTGATCTGGCTCACCACGGTTTCGGCAACTTCAGTAAGATCAAAGGTGGAGTCCTTCAATTCTTTTTTGCCTACTTTAGAAAATTCTAATAAGTTATCGATTAGGTTCTCCATTCTTTTTGTGGAGTCGATGAGTACATTTAAGAATCGGATCCCTTCCGCATCCAAGACGGAACTATGATCTTCTATGATCATTTGGGTATATCCTTGGATCGCTCTCAATGGTGCTCTCAAGTCATGAGAGACTGAATAGGAGAATGCTTCTAACTCTGCGTTGGCAAATTCCAGTTCGAAATTTTTCTGTTCTAATGTTTCTAAATTCTTTTTTCTATCTTCAGCAATTGCGAGGAGAGACTTCATTCTAACGAGCAATTCTTCCGGATGGAAAGGTTTGCACAAATATTCATCCGCTTTCGCTTCCCAGCCTTTTAGCATTGCTTCTCTATGAGTTAATGCAGTAAGGAGCACTACAATCGTCTGCGAAATTTTAGGGTTTGCTTTGATCTCTTTACAAAGTTGCACGCCATCCATCTCTGGCATCATCACATCTGAAAGTACCAAATCAGGGGCCCAGGAGTGGACTAATTTCATTCCTTCTTTTCCATTTTTTGCCGATTTGACTTGATATAATGGAGAGAGAAGGGAATGAATATAACTAGCAAGGTCTTCGTTATCTTCGCAAATCAAAACTTTAGGTTTATCTGAAAGATCGGCAGTTTCTCTATTAGAAATATCTAAACTAGAAAATTGGGGAGAATGCGAGAAAATTTTGGAAGAAAGGCCCTTTTCTCCCGACTCCGCTATTTGCGCGGGAATTTTGACACTGAACTTGCTTCCTGAGCCTAATTTGCTGGTAACTTCTACGGAACCGCCCAAAAGTTCCGAAAAATCTTTTACCATAGCGAGACCTAATCCTGTTCCGCCGTATTTTCTGGTAGAAGAACCTTCTGCCTGCTGGAATTTTTTAAAAATGATCTTTTGGTCTTCATCCGAGATCCCGATCCCTGAATCCTGAACGGAAAGAAGAAGTTGATTTTCGGAATAAGTAAGAATAACAGAGATTGTTCCATCTTTAGGGGTAAACTTTAAAGCGTTAGAAAGAAGGTTAAAGAAAATCCTTTCGAATAGGTAGCGATCTATCAGAATATTTAGGTCGGAAGAAGGTAGTTCCTTTTGGATTCGAATATTCTTCTCTAAAGCACTCGGTTCGAAGTCTTTTAAGATTGTATGGATTAGATTACTGATATTCGTAGATTCGAGTTCGACTCTCATTTTTCCGGCTTCAAATTTAGAAAAATCTAATAGACTATTCACCATCTGAAGAAGTCTGACTGAATTATTGTGAACTGTTCCCAACATCTGGATATTACTGGATGAAAGGTTGGATCCTTTGTCCAAAAGAATAGATTCTACAGGAGCTAAGATCAGACTAAGAGGAGTTCTAAGTTCGTGGGAAACATTTGCAAAAAAATCGTTTTTGATCTTTTCAGTTTCTCTTAAATTTTTATTTGCCGATTGTAACTCATGAGAGCGACGGATGATCTCTGTTTCCATCTCTTCTGTACGTGAAAGAAGAGCCTCAGTCATCTCGGATTGTTTTTGTCCTCTTTCTTTTAGGAGTACAAACTCTGTAACATCTTCGACTTTATGAATAATACATTCTACTTTTCCCTTTTTGTTCAACACAGGTGTGTTTAAAGGGCTCCAATACTTTGCAGCAAAACCTCCGCCTTCTTCTTCCGGAAGTTGGATATCATATTTTTGGACAGCCATCGTGTCTGGAACTTTTGTTTCCAAAACACGCAGAAGGGAACTGCGAAGATTGCTTACGCCTGTCGCCTCCGGATCGTCGGGATTGTCTGGAAAAACTTCGAAAATCCCTCTTCCTAAAATTTTATCTCTCTCGGTCAGAGTCGCCTTGAGATACGCGTCACTCACCGCTAAAATTTTAAGCTCCGGTGAAAGCACCAGGTACAAGCCTGGAACAGATTCGAAAAGAAGACGAAAATCAGGACTGGAAGAGGAAGAATGGTCCATCTGGTTTGCCTAATATAGAAATGAAAGATCCGAAATAGACAATTCATTTCAAAATTGAAAAGTACGGAGAAAACAGAATATCTAATTTCCTAAAAAGTTCCATTAGAATCATTCCGTTTTTAAGGAACCTTTGCAGTTTTGTCATTCAAGAATTGTCCTTTGAGTGATGGAGTTTCTTCAGTATACTTCTAAAAAAATCTCTAATATAGCATGTCGAACGGTGCCAAACGCGTTGTTTGACTTCCTACAAAGTTTTTCTACTCCTTAATCAATAAATTTGGCCTGAATAGACGCATAACGGATAATTTTAGAGTAACATTCCTGAAATTCAGGAATTTGCTGGTAATAAGTCGAAAGACGAGTAAAAAAGGCAAAATACTGCCGAAAACGTCAAATGAGGACCGACGATTTCTTTTTTATAGAATTCTTTTTGTTTCAGTGTGACTGAAGGGGCGGAGCTATATTTTAAAATCCAAATAATTACTATACAAATATTTAGTATTCTTCTTTATTCTCCTCATGCCCCAAAAGATCAAAATTTGGAAACATTGGGAGAATGGGCACTGTTTTTGCGCCATTTCGTTTTCTTACGACACCGAGCTCTTCCGGAAATTCTCTAAAATGCAGAGAGCAATTTGGAGCTACGAGTTTAGATTTTGGAAAATTCCATTCTCCGAGTCCTTTCTCTCTGAATTTGTTTCTACATATAGGGAAAAGATAGAAGCGGATCCTGATATTCTTCTTATCCCACTTAAAACCGAGGTATTAAGACGTAATTACAGTAAGAAAACGCTAAAGTCTTATTTTTTGTATAATAAAGCCTTCTTAAGATCTGTCGAAAAAAATCCGTACACGGTAACTGAATCCGACTTAAAGATGTACTTGGATCGAATTTTATACGAAAGGAACTTAGCCTCTAATTCTCTTAGATCTGCGCTTCAATCTTTTAAATTTTATTATAATATTGTAATAGGTGGCAGATTTCTGACTTCATATTCTCCTCCTAAAAGAGAGAAGAAGATCCCCGAATCTTTGTCCCGGAAAGAAGTCGCCCGCATTATAGAATCTCTTTCCAATCCTAAACATAAACTTCTATTAAAACTTTGTTATGGATCCGGCTTGAGAGTAGGGGAACTCGTTAAGTTAAAAGGGCATG from the Leptospira hartskeerlii genome contains:
- a CDS encoding hybrid sensor histidine kinase/response regulator, with product MDHSSSSSPDFRLLFESVPGLYLVLSPELKILAVSDAYLKATLTERDKILGRGIFEVFPDNPDDPEATGVSNLRSSLLRVLETKVPDTMAVQKYDIQLPEEEGGGFAAKYWSPLNTPVLNKKGKVECIIHKVEDVTEFVLLKERGQKQSEMTEALLSRTEEMETEIIRRSHELQSANKNLRETEKIKNDFFANVSHELRTPLSLILAPVESILLDKGSNLSSSNIQMLGTVHNNSVRLLQMVNSLLDFSKFEAGKMRVELESTNISNLIHTILKDFEPSALEKNIRIQKELPSSDLNILIDRYLFERIFFNLLSNALKFTPKDGTISVILTYSENQLLLSVQDSGIGISDEDQKIIFKKFQQAEGSSTRKYGGTGLGLAMVKDFSELLGGSVEVTSKLGSGSKFSVKIPAQIAESGEKGLSSKIFSHSPQFSSLDISNRETADLSDKPKVLICEDNEDLASYIHSLLSPLYQVKSAKNGKEGMKLVHSWAPDLVLSDVMMPEMDGVQLCKEIKANPKISQTIVVLLTALTHREAMLKGWEAKADEYLCKPFHPEELLVRMKSLLAIAEDRKKNLETLEQKNFELEFANAELEAFSYSVSHDLRAPLRAIQGYTQMIIEDHSSVLDAEGIRFLNVLIDSTKRMENLIDNLLEFSKVGKKELKDSTFDLTEVAETVVSQIKDQTEHNAEIIIHPLSKVTTDRDMMSYVFQNLISNAVKYSAKKERPKVEIGVTNTDKGKTFFVKDNGAGFDMKYYNRLFGVFQRLHRQEDFSGTGVGLAIVHRIVTRYKGSVWAEGKPGEGASFFFTLGEKAGTAVGFRN
- a CDS encoding tyrosine-type recombinase/integrase, with amino-acid sequence MPQKIKIWKHWENGHCFCAISFSYDTELFRKFSKMQRAIWSYEFRFWKIPFSESFLSEFVSTYREKIEADPDILLIPLKTEVLRRNYSKKTLKSYFLYNKAFLRSVEKNPYTVTESDLKMYLDRILYERNLASNSLRSALQSFKFYYNIVIGGRFLTSYSPPKREKKIPESLSRKEVARIIESLSNPKHKLLLKLCYGSGLRVGELVKLKGHDLDWEKKSIRIRQGKGKKDRFSLLPNSCKEDLSNLFERQSRSSWIFTGQIPGKNLSVRTAENIFTAARKKAGITKDVSIHDLRHAFAIHLLESGTSIKMIQRLLGHVSVKTTEIYARIVDPMVSKIKSPLDDL